The window CATGTCCGGTTTTGAGGGGGGGAGATCATATAGTGGACCCTATCCCAATTTTTCTTTTGCTAGGCCCATAACGAAAAAACCTACTTTCTTACGATTAcgaggttcatttgaatatgAAATTCAATCCTGGAAATACAGCATCCCACTTTTTTTTACTACTCAAGGTTTCGATATATTTAGAAATCGAGAAATTTCTACTGGGGCGGGTGCTATCCGAGAACAATTAGCCGATTTAGATTTGCGAATTATTATAGAAAATTCGTTGGTAGAATGGAAACAATTAGGAGAAGAAGGTCCCACGGGGAATGAATGGGAAGATCGAAAAATTGTAAGAAGAAAAGATTTTTAGTTAGACGTATGGAATTAGCTAAGCATTTTATTCGAACAAATATAGAACCGGAATGGATGATTTTATGTCTCTTACCGGTTCTGCCTCCCGAGTTGAGACCCATCATTCAGATAGAAGGGGGTAAACTGATGAGTTCAGATATTAATGAACTCTATAGAAGAGTTATCTATCGGAACAATACTCTTACTGATCTATTAACAACAAGTAGATCTACACCAGGGGAATTAGTAATGTGTCAGGAAAAATTGGTACAAGAAGCCGTGGATACACTTCTTGATAATGGAATCCGTGGACAACCCATGAGGGATGGTCATAATAAGGTTTACAAGTCATTTTCAGATGTAATTGAAGGAAAAGAGGGAAGATTTCGCGAGACTCTGCTTGGCAAACGGGTCGATTATTCGGGGCGTTCGGTGATTGTCGTTGGACCCTCACTTTCATTACATCGCTGTGGATTGCCTCGCGAAATAGCAATAGAGCTCTTCCAGACATTTGTAATTCGTGGTCTAATTAGACAACATCTGGCTTCGAACATAGGAGTTGCTAAGAGTCAAATTCGTGAAAAAAAGCCGATTGTCTGGGAAATCCTTCAAGAAGTTATGCAGGGGCATCCCGTATTACTGAATAGAGCACCTACTCTACATAGATTAGGCATACAGTCATTCCAACCCATTTTAGTGGAAGGACGCACTATTTGTTTACATCCATTAGTTTGTAAGGGGTTCAATGCAGACTTTGATGGGGATCAAATGGCTGTTCATGTGCCTTTATCTTTAGAAGCTCAAGCAGAGGCTCGTTTACTTATGTTTTCTCATATGAATCTCTTATCTCCAGCTATTGGAGATCCCATTTCTGTACCGACTCAAGATATGCTGATTGGACTCTATGTATTAACGAGCGGCACTCGTCGAGGTATTTGTGCAAACAGATATAATCCATGTAATCGaaaaaactatcaaaatgaAAGAATTTACGAAACAAACTATAAGTATATGAAAGAACCCTTTTTTTGCAATTCCTATGATGCAATTGGAGCTTATCGGCAGAAAAGAATCAATTTAGATAGTCCTTTGTGGCTTCGGTGGCAATTAGATCAACGCGTTATTGCTTCAAAAGAAGTTCCTATCGAAGTTCACTATGAATCTTTTGGTAACTATCATGAGATTTATGCACACTATCTGATAGTAAGAAgtgtaaaaaaacaaactttttgtatatatattcgaACCACAGTTGgtcatatttctttttatcGAGAAATCGAGGAAGCTATACAAGGTTTTTCTCAAGCTTGTTCATATGATACCTAATAATATGGTAttcataaaaaaagaattataggACACCCGTGTGAATTCGGACCTCTCCGAGTCAACTCGGACATAGTTCCTGacctaaaaaatcaagatcgaGAAAAGGAAGTTTTGCAATCATTGACTCAAACTCATTGTCGAATCCCATTCAGCAGAATATGGAGGTACTTATGGCGGAACGGGCCAATCTGGTATTTCACAATAAAGTGATAGATGGAACTGCTATTAAACGACTTATTAGCCGATTAATAGATCACTTCGGGATGGCATATACATCACACATCCTAGATCAAGTAAAGACTCTGGGTTTCCAGCAAGCAACTGCTACATCCATTTCATTAGGAATTGATGATCTTTTAACGATACCTTCTAAGGGCTGGCTTGTCCAAGATGCTGAACAACAAAGTTTGATTTTGGAAAAACACCATCATTATGGGAATGTACATGCGGTAGAAAAATTACGCCAATCTATTGAGATATGGTATGCTACAAGTGAATATTTGCGACAGGAAATGAATCCTAATTTTAGGATGACGGACCCTTTCAATCCAGTCCATATGATGTCTTTTTCGGGAGCTAGAGGAAATGCATCTCAAGTACATCAATTAGTAGGTATGAGAGGATTAATGTCGGATCCCCAAGGACAAATGATTGATTTACCTATTCAAAGCAATTTACGCGAAGGACTGTCTTTAAcagaatatattatttcttgCTATGGAGCCCGTAAAGGAGTTGTAGATACTGCGGTCCGCACATCAGATGCTGGATATCTTACGCGTCGACTTGTTGAAGTAGTTCAACATATTGTTGTACGTCGAACGGATTGTGGCACTATCCGAGGGATTTCTGTGAGTCCTCGAAATAAAAGTCGGATGATGTCAGAAAGAATTTTTATCCAAACATTAATTGGTCGTGTCTTAGCAgacgatatatatataggttccCGATGTGTCGCCTTTCGAAATCAAGATCTTGGGATTGGACTTGTCAATCGATTCATAACCTTTGGAACACAATCAATATCTATTCGAACTCCCTTTACTTGTCGGAGTACATCTTGGATCTGTCGATTATGTTATGGCCGGAGTCCCACTCATGGTGACCTAGTTGAATTGGGGGAAGCTGTAGGTATTATTGCGGGTCAATCTATTGGCGAACCGGGGACTCAACTAACATTAAGAACTTTTCATACCGGTGGAGTATTTACAGGAGGTACTGCCGAACATGTACGAGCCCCTTATAatggaaaaatcaaatttaatgagGATTTGGTTCATCCTACACGTACACGTCACGGGCATCCTGCCTTTCTATGTTATATAGACTTGTCTGTAATTATTGAGAGCGAAGATATTATACATAGCGTGACTATTCCACCAAAAAGTTTTCTTTTAGTTCAAAATGATCAATATGTGGAATCAGAACAAGTGATTGCTGAGATTCGCGAGGGAACAtccacttttcattttaaagagagggttagaaaatatatttattctgaCTCCGAGGGCGAAATGCATTGGAGTACTGATGTATCCCATGCACCCGAATTTACATATAGTAATGTCCatcttttaccaaaaacaaGTCATTTATGGATATTATCAGGAGGTTCTTGTGGATCTAGTCTAATTCTTTTTTCGATCCACAAAGATCAAGATCAAATGAACATACCCTTTCTTTCCGTCGAAAGAAAATCTATTTCTAGCCTCTCAGTGAATAATGATCAAGTGAGCAAAAAATTTTCAGTTCAGAtttttctgataaaaaaaaatctgggaTTCCCAATTATTCAGAATTGAATGGAATCGTAGGTACTAGTCattataatttcatatattcTGCTATTTTTCATGAGAATTCGGATTTATTAGCAAAAAGGCGAAGAAATAGATTTCTCATTCCATTCCAATCGATTCAAGAGCAAGCGAAAGAGTTCATACCACATTCAGGTATCTCGATTGAAATACCCATAAATGGTATTTTCCGTAGAAACagtatttttgctttttttgaTGATCCTAGATACAGAAGAAAGAGTTCCGGAATTCTTAAATATGGAACTCTAAAGGCGGACTCAATCGTCCAAAAAGAGGATATGATTGAGTATCGAGGAGTCCAAAAATTTAAGACAAAATACGAAATGAAAGTAGATCGCTTTTTTTCATTCCTGAGGAAGTGCATATTTTACCCGAATCCTCCGCCATAATGGTACAGAACTATAGTATCATTGGAGTCGATACACGAATCACTTTAAATATAAGAAGCCAAGTCGGCGGGTTGATCCGagtggagagaaaaaaaaaaaggattgaactcaaaatattttcggGGGATATCCATTTTCCGGACAAGACAGATAAGATATCCCGACATAGTGGCATCTTGATACCGCCAGGAAGGGGAAAAACAAACTCTaaagaatcaaaaaatttaaaaaattggatttaTGCCCAACGGATCACACCAACCAAGaaaaagttttttgttttggtgcGGCCCGTAGCTACCTATGAGATAATGGACAGTATAAATTTAGCAACACTCTTCCCACAAGATCTCTTTCGGGAAAAGGATAATATTCAACTTCGAGTTTTCAACTATATCCTTTATGGAAATGGTAAACCAACTCGAGGAATTTCTGACACAAGTATTCAATTGGTTCGCACTTGTTTAGTCTTGAATTGGGACCaagacaacaaaaattcttcCCTCGAGCGATCTCCGCTTTCGTTGTTGAAGTAAGTACAAAGGGTTTGATTCGAGATTTCATAAGAATTGGCTTAGTGAAATCCCATATTTcgtatataagaaaaagaaataatccGCCGGATTCGGGATTGATCTCTGCAGATTCCGTGAATCCGTTTTATTCGCTTTCTCCCAAGGCTGGCATTCTTCAACAATCGCTTAGACAAAATCATGGAACTATTCGTATGTTCAGAAATAAGGAATCCCAATCTTTGTTAATTTTATCATCCTCTAATTGTTTTAGAATCGGTCCATTTAATCATGTAAAATATCACAATGTTATAAaccaatcaataaaaaaaaaacctctaatTACAATTCAAAATTCGTCGGGCCCCTTAGGAACAGCCATTCAAATTTcgaatttttattcatttttgccTTTACTAACTTATAATCAGATCtctgtaattaaatatttgcaacttgataacttcaaatatatttttcaaataattcacTCTTATTTAATAGATGAAAACGGAAGAATTTTTAATCTAGATCCATACAGTAACCTTGTTTTGAATCCATTCAAATTGAATTGgtattttcttcatcaaaattataataattattattgtgAGGAAACGTCCACAATAATAAGTCTTGGACAATTTTTTGTGAAAATCTATGTATAGCCAAAAAAGAACCATACCTAAAATCGGGTCAAGTTTTAATTGTTCAAAGGGATTCTGTAGTAATAAGATCCGCTAAGCCCTATTTGGCTACTCCGGGAGCAAAAGTTCACGGGCATTATAGAGAAATTCTTTACGAAGGGGATACATTAGttacatttatatatgaaaaatcgaGATCCGGTGATATAACCCAAGGTCTTCCAAAAGTAGAACAGGTGTTAGAAGTCCGCTCGATTGATTCAATATCACTGAACTTAGAAAAGCGGATTAAGGGTTGGAACAGGTGTATAACAAGAATTCTTGGAATTCCTTGGGGATTCTTGATTGGTGCTGAGCTAACTATAGTGCAAAGTCGTATTTCTTTGGTTAATAAGATTCAAAAGGTTTATCGATCCCAGGGGGTGCAGATTCATAATAGGCATATCGAAATTATTGTACGTCAAATAACATCAAAAGTTTTGGTTTCAGAAGAGGGAATGTCTAATTTTTTTACCTGGAGAATTGATTGGATTGTTACGAGCAGAACGCACGGGGCGTGCTTTAGAAGAAGCAATCTGTTATCGAGCCGTTTTATTAGGAATAACTCGAGCATCTTTGAATACTCAAAGTTTTATATCCGAAGCAAGTTTTCAAGAAACTGCTAGAGTTTTAGCAAAAGCTGCTCTTCGGGGTCGTATCGATTGGTTGAAAGGCCTGAAAGAAAATGTTGTTCTAGGGGGTGTGATCCCCGCCGGGACCGGGTTCAACAAAGGATTGGTGCATTGTTCACGGCAACATACCaatattctttttgaaaaaaaaacaaagaatttaTCTTTATTAGAGGGAGATATgagagatattttattttatcacagGGAATTTTGTGACTCTTCTATTTACAAATCTGCCTTTTCTAGAATTGAATAATTCCTAATAGCAGATTCCTGTTTTGAATTTCATGTTTTATTGTTTGCTGTAGTCATTTGCTTTAATAATTTGTTAACACTAATAAAGATAATAATGAATACAAAATAATGGCTCGGCTCGTGCATAAACGGACAAGAGAAGGTTCCATtggaacaaatttttattttagttttgggtACCCCCCTTTTAAGTGTGAAAAGAAATGACAAAAAGATATTGGAACATCGATTTGGAAGAGATGATGAGAGCAGGAGTTCATTTTGGGCATGGTACTAGGAAATGGAATCCTAGAATGGCACCTTATATTTCTGCAAAGCGTAAAGGTATTCATATTATAAATCTGACTAGAACTGCTCGTTTTTTATCAGAAGCTTGTGATTTAGTTTTTGATGCAGCAAGTAGGGGAAAACAATTCTTAATTGTTGGGACAAAAAATAAAGCAGCTGATTTAGTGTCGCGGGCTGCAATAAGGGCTCGGTGtcattatgttaataaaaagtGGCTCGGCGGCATGTTAACAAATTGGTCTACTACAGAAAAAAGACTTCATAAGTTTAGGGACTTGAGAACTGAACAAAAGACAGAGGGATTCAACCGTCTTCCGAAAAGGGATGCAGCTGTGTTGAAGAGACAATTATCTCGCTTGGAAACATATCTAGGCGGGATTAAATATATGACGGGATTGCCTGATATTGTAATCATCATCGATCAGCAAGAAGAATATACGGCTCTTCGAGAATGTATAACTTTGGGAATTCCAACCATTTCTTTAATCGATACAAATTGTAATCCCGATCTCGCGGATATTTCTATTCCAGCAAATGATGACGCTATAGCTTCAATTCGATTCATTCTTAACAAATTAGTATTCGCAATTTGTGAGGGTCGTTCTAGCTATATACAAAATTCTTGATtaataataagataaataaatcaattttttttgaggGAGGGGCTCCCTGtatttcgatttataaaatcgGTTACTATTCCTGAatcatacaaaagaaaaagagataaaaaactGGGTATATTGTGTGATTCGTTTAGTTGGtatccaaaactaaaataaaaattcaagtaaataagtaaaaaaaaagggggggtcttgaatcaaaataatttaaagttcttatttCTGTCAGAGGGCAATATGAATGTTTTATCATGTTCCATCAATACACTAATAAAAGAAGGGTTATATGAGATATCTGGTGTAGAAGTAGGCCAACATTTCTATTGGCAAATAGGGGGGTTCCAAGTCCATGCGCAAGTCCTTATTACTTCTTGGGTTGTAATTGCTATCTTATTAGGTTCCGCAGCTCTAGCGGTTCGCAATCCACAAACCATTCCAACTGGCGGCCAAAACTTCTTTGAATTTGTCCTTGAATTCATTCGAGATGTGAGTCAAACCCAGATTGGAGAAGAATACGGTCCATGGGTTCCCTTTATTGGAAccctgtttttatttattttt of the Brassica napus cultivar Da-Ae unplaced genomic scaffold, Da-Ae ScsIHWf_1848;HRSCAF=2484, whole genome shotgun sequence genome contains:
- the LOC125599385 gene encoding DNA-directed RNA polymerase subunit beta'-like, with amino-acid sequence MGRSKNCKKKRFLVRRMELAKHFIRTNIEPEWMILCLLPVLPPELRPIIQIEGGKLMSSDINELYRRVIYRNNTLTDLLTTSRSTPGELVMCQEKLVQEAVDTLLDNGIRGQPMRDGHNKVYKSFSDVIEGKEGRFRETLLGKRVDYSGRSVIVVGPSLSLHRCGLPREIAIELFQTFVIRGLIRQHLASNIGVAKSQIREKKPIVWEILQEVMQGHPVLLNRAPTLHRLGIQSFQPILVEGRTICLHPLVCKGFNADFDGDQMAVHVPLSLEAQAEARLLMFSHMNLLSPAIGDPISVPTQDMLIGLYVLTSGTRRGICANRYNPCNRKNYQNERIYETNYKYMKEPFFCNSYDAIGAYRQKRINLDSPLWLRWQLDQRVIASKEVPIEVHYESFGNYHEIYAHYLIVRSVKKQTFCIYIRTTVGHISFYREIEEAIQGFSQACSYDT